The Callospermophilus lateralis isolate mCalLat2 chromosome 3, mCalLat2.hap1, whole genome shotgun sequence genome has a segment encoding these proteins:
- the Sox12 gene encoding transcription factor SOX-12 — MVQQRGARAKRDGGPPTPGPGPAEEGAREPGWCKTPSGHIKRPMNAFMVWSQHERRKIMDQWPDMHNAEISKRLGRRWQLLQDSEKIPFVREAERLRLKHMADYPDYKYRPRKKSKGAPAKARPRPPGGGGGGGGGSGGSRLKPGPQLPGRGGRRAAGGPLGSGAAAPEEDDEDDDEELLEVRLVETPGRELWRMVPAGRAARGQAERAQGPSGEGTAATTTSPTPSEDEEPEEEEEEAAAVEEGEDETVASGEEPLGFLSRLPPGPAGLDCSALDRDPDLPPASGTSHFEFPDYCTPEVTEMIAGDWRPSSIADLVFTY, encoded by the coding sequence ATGGTGCAGCAGCGGGGCGCGCGGGCCAAGCGGGACGGCGGGCCGCCGACCCCGGGGCCCGGGCCGGCCGAGGAAGGGGCGCGCGAGCCTGGCTGGTGCAAGACCCCGAGCGGCCACATCAAGAGGCCGATGAACGCATTCATGGTGTGGTCGCAGCACGAGCGGCGGAAGATCATGGACCAGTGGCCCGACATGCACAACGCCGAGATCTCCAAGCGCCTGGGCCGCCGCTGGCAGCTGCTGCAGGACTCGGAGAAGATCCCGTTCGTGCGGGAGGCGGAGCGGCTGCGCCTCAAGCACATGGCGGATTACCCGGACTACAAGTACCGGCCGCGCAAAAAGAGCAAGGGGGCGCCCGCCAAGGCGCGGCCCCGCCCccccggcggcggcggcggtggtGGCGGTGGTAGCGGCGGCAGCCGGCTCAAGCCCGGGCCGCAGCTGCCGGGCCGCGGGGGCCGCCGAGCGGCGGGAGGGCCTTTGGGGAGCGGCGCGGCGGCGCCAGAGGAGGACGACGAGGACGACGACGAGGAGCTGCTGGAAGTGCGCCTGGTCGAGACCCCGGGGCGGGAGCTGTGGAGGATGGTCCCGGCGGGGCGGGCCGCCCGAGGACAAGCTGAACGCGCCCAAGGGCCGTCGGGCGAGGGGACGGCCGCCACCACCACCTCCCCAACACCGTCGGAGGACGAGGagccagaggaagaggaggaggaggcggcAGCGGTGGAGGAAGGCGAAGATGAGACGGTGGCGTCGGGGGAGGAGCCGCTGGGCTTTCTGTCCAGGTTGCCCCCAGGCCCCGCCGGCCTGGACTGCAGCGCCCTGGACCGCGACCCGGACCTGCCGCCCGCCTCGGGCACGTCACACTTCGAATTCCCGGACTATTGCACCCCCGAGGTTACCGAGATGATCGCAGGGGACTGGCGCCCGTCTAGCATCGCCGACCTGGTTTTCACCTACTGA